From Primulina huaijiensis isolate GDHJ02 chromosome 15, ASM1229523v2, whole genome shotgun sequence, one genomic window encodes:
- the LOC140959470 gene encoding uncharacterized protein — protein sequence MSPASKSKSKDKKAVKEPPKGSSKPSGHVNTSGGISATRYNPLLGAFQTLETTPGTSASPFHVNGRFRNIDEMDDHIGNSFGTGTEYDSVSNNGSWSGESEDQKEKAPQPVPRQESVPGGENDKREKIRQKNEKKHQRQKERRAQELHERCSGYLMSRKLEALAHQLVAMGFSQERATMALILNEGRVEESVAWLFEGGDEEKHREHNLDGGGNLKIDISEELARISDMEIRYKASKQEIERAVVSSEGDLDMAEETLKTQKQEPPTTPPKPEAMGDPPTAANGKIPMTLIQNAVRAQVRPTSSGIQQRDEKDFNYTKVAVGAGSSADPGKSTQPLKKIPPNLEWAKPQQIVVPSDKMWATAGSNPSVSYSLPSSLQSSPPPAKTETRYMAVGNELKSLQLGSVREPVIVMQRPQSVNLKQPPISNVSSSPPSTAMGRYPKSVETGKVIGLVPPVAVTRNLSSNDGSSNMYNPLHYQSQQQFMPGRSSSMDSQGITRGNGSWSRGGASPTIVPASSLGLFSGLGINGSSGSSSSVDWTTGNSIPQFDYSNIDWSLDRGLLSSSRPNGLRTAPNYAIQNNAPRKYDSFPYSVGLNSATRPVLPNENGASHPELLERVSSSEPNNGGSREWASPFEERDIFSLPRQFVSSPSH from the coding sequence ATGTCTCCAGCATCGAAATCCAAGTCTAAAGACAAAAAGGCTGTGAAGGAACCTCCAAAGGGTTCTTCTAAGCCTTCGGGCCATGTTAACACCAGTGGCGGGATATCTGCAACTAGATACAATCCTCTTTTGGGAGCATTCCAAACACTTGAGACAACACCAGGGACTTCTGCCAGTCCGTTTCATGTGAATGGTCGTTTCCGAAACATAGATGAAATGGATGATCATATTGGGAATTCATTTGGGACCGGCACCGAGTATGATTCTGTTTCCAATAATGGCAGCTGGTCCGGTGAGTCAGAAGACCAAAAAGAAAAAGCACCTCAACCTGTACCTCGTCAGGAGTCGGTACCTGGAGGTGAAAATgacaaaagagaaaaaatacgGCAGAAGAATGAAAAAAAACATCAGCGTCAGAAGGAGAGACGAGCTCAAGAACTGCATGAACGTTGCAGTGGCTATCTTATGTCGAGAAAACTAGAAGCACTTGCTCATCAGCTTGTTGCCATGGGTTTCTCTCAAGAACGAGCAACAATGGCTCTTATACTTAATGAAGGTAGAGTAGAGGAATCTGTAGCTTGGCTTTTTGAAGGAGGTGATGAAGAAAAGCACAGGGAACATAATTTGGACGGTGGGGGTAACTTGAAAATTGACATATCAGAAGAGCTTGCTCGTATTTCGGACATGGAAATAAGGTACAAGGCGTCCAAGCAGGAGATTGAAAGAGCTGTAGTTTCCTCTGAGGGTGACCTTGATATGGCCGAAGAAACATTAAAAACGCAGAAGCAAGAGCCTCCAACTACTCCTCCCAAGCCTGAAGCAATGGGTGATCCCCCTACTGCAGCCAACGGTAAGATACCAATGACTCTTATACAGAATGCAGTCAGAGCGCAAGTGAGACCAACTTCATCTGGCATACAACAAAGGGATGAAAAGGATTTCAACTATACCAAAGTTGCAGTAGGAGCAGGCTCGTCAGCCGATCCTGGAAAAAGCACTCAGccattgaaaaaaataccaccaAACTTGGAGTGGGCTAAACCGCAGCAGATTGTTGTCCCATCAGATAAAATGTGGGCTACTGCAGGATCTAATCCTTCCGTCTCCTATTCATTACCATCATCATTACAGTCTTCTCCTCCTCCAGCCAAGACAGAAACCCGTTATATGGCTGTTGGAAACGAGTTAAAAAGTTTGCAGCTTGGATCAGTGAGAGAGCCAGTCATTGTGATGCAACGACCCCAGTCCGTTAATCTGAAGCAGCCTCCTATCTCCAATGTTAGCTCATCTCCTCCGAGTACAGCTATGGGTCGGTATCCTAAGAGTGTCGAAACAGGGAAGGTTATTGGGTTAGTGCCACCTGTTGCTGTCACCAGAAATCTGAGCTCCAACGATGGTAGTTCAAATATGTACAACCCACTCCATTACCAATCTCAGCAGCAATTTATGCCGGGCCGCAGCAGCTCAATGGATTCTCAAGGGATTACAAGGGGCAATGGCTCGTGGAGTAGAGGAGGGGCGTCACCAACAATTGTTCCTGCCTCGTCCCTCGGACTCTTCTCTGGGCTTGGCATCAATGGCTCGTCTGGATCTTCATCCTCAGTGGACTGGACAACCGGAAACTCCATACCACAGTTTGATTACTCTAACATAGACTGGAGTTTGGAtcgcgggttattatcgtcttCAAGGCCTAACGGATTACGGACTGCTCCAAACTATGCCATTCAAAACAATGCTCCTCGTAAATATGATTCATTTCCTTACAGTGTGGGTCTCAATTCTGCAACTAGACC